Within Cnuibacter physcomitrellae, the genomic segment GAACGACGTGTTTCCCACCTCGGTGCACGTCGCCGTGACCGGCGCGCTCATCCACGACCTCATCCCATCGCTGCAGCACCTCGCGGAGGCCCTCGAGGAGAAGGCCACCGAGTGGGCCACGGTCGTCAAGTCGGGACGCACCCACCTCATGGACGCCACCCCTGTGACGCTCGGGCAGGAGTTCGGCGGATACGCCGCGCAGATCCGCCTGGGGATCGAGCGCGTGCAGAACACGCTGCCCCACGTGGCGGAGGTCCCGCTCGGCGGCACCGCCGTGGGCACGGGCATCAACACCCCGGCGGGCTTCCCGCAGCTCGTCATCTCGCTCCTCGCCGAGGAGACGGGCCTCCCGATCACCGAGGCGCGCGATCACTTCGAGGCCCAGGGCGCGCGCGACTCGCTCGTCGAGGCGTCCGGGGCGCTCCGTGTGCTCGCGGTCTCGCTGACGAAGATCTGCAACGACCTCCGGTGGATGGGATCGGGCCCGAACACGGGCCTCGGCGAGCTCCACATCCCCGACCTCCAGCCCGGCTCGTCGATCATGCCCGGCAAGGTCAACCCGGTCATCCCCGAGGCCGTGCTCCAGGTCGCCTCGCGTGTGATCGGCAACGACGCCTCGATCGCCTGGTCCGGCGCCTCGGGCTCGTTCGAGCTCAACGTCGCCATCCCCGTGATGGGCACGGCCCTGCTCGAGTCGATCCGTCTGCTGTCGTCGTCGTCGGTGCTGCTGGCCGACAAGACCGTCAAGGGTCTCCAGGCCAACGTCGAGCGCGCTCGCGCCCTGGCCGAGTCGTCACCCTCGATCGTCACGCCGCTGAACCGCGTGATCGGGTACGAGGCCGCGGCGAAGATCGCGAAGCACTCGGTGGCCAAGGGCATCACCGTGCGCGACGCCGTCATCGACCTCGGCTTCGTCGAGCGCGGCGAGGTCACCCTCGAGCAGCTCGACTCCGCCCTCGACGTCCTCTCGATGACCCGTCCCGCCCAGTCCTGAGGTCGTCGCGGCCGACGGCCGCACTCCTGCACAACGCCGGTGAGCCGGGTGCGCGTCCACAGATGCGCACCCGGCTCCCTCGTCTCCGCAGGGCAGCCCCTACCGTCGTCGCATGCGGTTCCTGCTCCCCCTCCTCGGTCTCGTCACGGTCGCGACGCGGGGAGCGGAGGCGGGCGTGCTGCCCGGGTTGTGGTTCGCCGCGACCGGATGGCGGCTCGCGATCACCGATCTCGGGGAACGACGACTCCCGAACGCGCTCACCCTCCCGGGACTCGTCCTCGCTGCAGCAGCGGCCTGCAGAGACCCTCCGGCCGGCGTCTGGATGCTCGGGACAGCGGCGGTGCTCTCGCTGAGCTGGTGGGTCGGGGCGGTCGGCATGGGCGACGTCAAGCTCGGGGTGGGACTCGCCGGTGCGGTGGTCCTGTTGGGCGGCGCGTCGGCCGCGCTGACGGCCGGCGCCGTCGGCGTCCTGCTCTGCGGTGCGCTGGCGGTCGACGCCATCCGATCGGGTGACCGGCACCTCCCGCTCGGCCCCCCGATGCTGCTCGCCGCCTGGGCGGGCACGATCGTCGCTCCGGGCTGACGACGCCCCGACGCACGATGCCCGCGCCATGGTGACGTGCCTTCGGCGGGCGGCTACCCTGTGGCCATGCGTCCGCTGCGGTACTCCATCAACGTCACGCTCGACGGCTGCGTCGACCACCGGGAGGGGCTGGCCGACCCGTCACTCCACAGGCACGCCGCCGAGACGCTCGCCCGGGCCGACGCGCTGATCTTCGGGCGTCGCATCTACACGCTGATGGAGGACGCCTGGCGCGCCCCCCTCCCACCCTCGATGCCGGAGTGGATGCATCCGTTCGCCGAGACGATCGACGCCGCGAAGAAGTACGTCGTCTCGACCACCCTCGAGGCTCCGGACTGGAACGCCGACGTGCTGCGCGGAGGCGACGGTCTCGAGGACGAGATCCGGGCGCTCAAGGCTCAGCCGGGTGAGGGCCTCTACACGGGAGGCGTCACGCTCCCCACGGCCCTCGCCCGGCTCGACCTCATCGACGAGTACGAGTTCATCGTGCATCCCCGAGTGGCCGGCCACGGCCCCTACCTGTTCGGCGGGCTCCCCTCGCCGATCGAGCTCACCGCGATCGGCGAGACCCGCCTCGGTTCCGGGGCCGTGGCCACCCGGTACATCCCGACCCGCTGACCTCTACGCCAGCTCGTTCGACTCCAGCATCTCGGTCACGAGAGCCGCGATGGCGGAGCGCTCCGACCGGGTGAAGGTGACGTGCCCGAACAGCGAGTGCCCCTTCAGCGTCTCGATCACGGAGGCGACGCCGTCGTGCCGGCCGACACGCAGGTTGTCGCGCTGCGCCACGTCGTGGGTCAGCACCACCCGCGAGTTCTGCCCGATGCGCGAGAGCACGGTGAGGAGCACGTTGCGCTCGAGCGACTGCGCCTCGTCGACGATCACGAAGGCGTCGTGCAGCGAACGGCCTCGGATGTGGGTCAGCGGCAGCACCTCGAGGATGCCGCGGTCGACGACCTCGTCGAGCACGTTCTGCGAGACGAGCGACCCGAGCGTGTCGAACACGGCCTGCGCCCACGGGTTCATCTTCTCGGTCGCGTCGCCGGGGAGGTATCCGAGCTCCTGCCCGCCCACCGCGTAGAGCGGCCGGAAGACCATGATCTTCCGGTGCTGCTGCCTCTCCAGCACCGCGTCGAGGCCGGCGCACAGGGCGAGCGCCGACTTGCCCGTGCCCGCGCGTCCGCCGAGCGACACGATCCCGATCTCCGGGTCGAGCAGCATGTCGATCGCGATGCGCTGCTCGGCCGAGCGGCCGTGCACTCCGAACACGTCGCGGTCGCCGCGCACCAGGCGCAGCGCGCCCTGACCGGTCACCCGGCCGAGAGCCGATCCGCGGTCGGAGTGGATCACGAGCCCGGTGTTGATGGGCAGACCGTCGACGACGGAGGTGTCGAGCTCCTCGTGCTCGTACAGCTTCGACATGAGATCGGAGCCGAGCGAGATGTCGGTGATGCCCGTCCAGCCGGAGTCGGGCGCCTGCTCGGCTCGATACTCCTCGGCGGTGAGACCGATCGAGGCGGCCTTCACGCGCAGCGGGAGGTCCTTGGAGACCACCGTGACGTCGAGCCCGTCGTTCGACAGGTTGAGGGCCACGGCGAGGATGCGGGTGTCGTTGTCTCCGAGCTGGAGACCGGACGGCAGCACCGACTGGTTGGAGTGGTTGAGCTCGACGCGGACGCTTCCGCCGTTCTCGAGCGCGATCGGGAAGTCGAGTCGCTCGTGCTGGATGCGCAGCTCGTCGAGGTTGCGCAGCGCCTGGCGGGCGAAGTACCCGATCTCGGGGTCGTTCCGCTTCTTCTCCAGCTCCGAGATCACCACCACCGGCAGCACGACGTCGTGCTCCGCGAATCGGAAGATCGCCTTCGGGTCAGACAACAGGACCGAGGTATCCAGGACATAGGTACGCTCGGTCTGCTTGACGGTGTCCGGGGTGCTGCCTGAGGGCGAGACGTCCTTTCGAGTGATCTTGCTGGGCTTGCGGGTCATGGGCTCGGCCACATCCACTCCAACCCCGAGCGCGTGGCGCTCGGACCGTGTAACGAGTCGGCCAGTGGATCGCGAAACGAACTTATGTGGCCGTCTCGACCAGGTGCCATACCTGATGACACTGAAACTACGTCTCCGGCGCCCCTGGCGGGTTACGACACGCGACCGATCAGATTAACGCCGAGTTACACCGGTGTAGTTCATCCGCCGTAGCGGCGGTGGCGACGGGCGTAGTCGCGGAGGGCCCGCAGGAAGTCGACCTCGCGGACGTCGGGGCCGAGGGCCTCCATGAAGTAGAACTCGCTGTGCGCGCTCTGCCAGAGCATGAAGTCGCTGAGGCGCTGCTCCCCCGAGGTGCGGATGACCAGATCGGGATCGGGCTGACCACCCGTGTAGAGGTGCTCGGCGATCAGCTCCTGGTCGATCGACGCCTCGAGCTCGTCGAACCCGTGACCCGCCGCGCGGTGCGCCTGGATGATGCTCCGCACGGCCTCCGCGATCTCGTGGCGGCCGCCGTAGCCGACGGCGAGGTTGACGTGCAGGCCTGTCGCGGAGGCGGTGCTCGCCTCCGCGTCGCGCAGCGCGGCCACGAGATGGTCGGGCAGACCGGTGTCGGAGCCGATGTGCTGCACCCGCCAGTCGCGGTAGTGCGAGACGTCGTAGGCGAGGTCGGCGATGATGCGCACGAGCTCGTCGAGCTCCTCGGATCCGCGGTTCTTCAGGTTGTCGGTCGACAGCAGGTAGAGCGTGACGACCTCGATGCCGAGGTCGTCGCACCACTGCAGGAACTCCAGCATCTTGGCCGCGCCGGCGCGATGGCCGTGCGCGGCGGTCTCGAGGGCCCGCTGCTTCGCCCAGCGGCGGTTCCCGTCGACGATCATGGCGACGTGCTTGGGCAGCACGGCCGATCCGAGGCTCTTGCGGATGCGCCGCTGGTACACCCGGTAGAGAAGGCCCTCCCCGAGGAGGTCGCGGCGGATCGGCACAGGCCTACCGTACTCGCCCGACAGACGTTCTCCCAGCCGACCACCGATGCCAGCACGTAGCCTTGACCCCATGAGCTCCGCCCACATCCCCGTCCTCGAGGAGGCCTCGTCTCCGGCACCCGAGGAGGTGCGTCCGTCGTGGCGCGGCTGGCTGCACGCCGGCATGCTCCCCCTGTCGATCGCGGCGGGCATCGTCCTCATCTGCCTGGGCGACGGCGCGGTGGCGAAGTGGACGAGCGCGGTCTTCATGGCCACGTCGATCATGCTGTTCGGCAACTCGGCGCTGTATCACCGGTTCGCCTGGACGCCGAGGGCGAAGCTGCTTCTCAAGCGCATCGACCACTCGAACATCTTCCTGCTGATCGCGGGCACCTACACACCCATGGCGGCGCTGACGCTGCCCGGCGACAAGGCCGCGATCCTGCTCTCGCTCGTGTGGGGCGGCGCGATCCTCGGCATCGCGTTCCGCGTGTTCTGGATCGGCGCACCGCGCTGGCTGTACGTCGCGCTCTATCTCCTGCTCGGCTGGGCCGCCGTGATGTACGTGGTCGACATCTACACCGCGAACCCCGCCACGATGATCCTGGTCGGGGTCGGCGGGATCGCCTACAGCCTGGGCGCCGTCGCCTACGCGCTCAAGCGGCCGAACCCGTTCCCGGGTCGCTTCGGCTTCCACGAGGTGTTCCACGCGTTCACCGTCATCGCGTTCCTCTGCCACTGGACGGCGATCCTCCTCGTCGCCATCGCCCCGCCCAACGGCGTCTGATTGGGCTGCGGGCGTCACCTCGACACCGAATCGGCGGAAGTCCCGCCCCATTCGCCGAACTTGCCTCGGATCGGTGTCGAAGCGACGGCATCCCCGAGAAATCCCGGGGAGCGACGTCAGCGCTTCGGGGCGCCCGTGCCCTTGCCCTTGTCGCCGCGGCTCTGCGCGGCCAGCTCCTCCTCGAGCTCGGCCCGCACCTGCTCGCGGTAGTTGACCCGGCGCACGCGGCGCACCATGTCGATGACGAGGAGCACCGTCACGGTCGCGACCAGGAACGTGACGATGAACCCCACCACGCCCGGCGTGACGGTGTCGGGGTCGGGGGTCGTCTCGTCGGCGAGCAGCCACACCGAGGTGGCGGCGGAGAACAGGGGGGTCATGCGTCCTCGATCCCGGCGAACAGGTCGCTCTCGACGTCGCCGACGGCGGTCAGCGGGGAGATCCGCGACGCGGCCAGCTGGAAGTCCTCGTACGGCCAGGCCCGGCGCTGCATGTCGTTGGGCCAGAAGAAGAAGGGGGTGTCGGGGGCGACCTGGCTGGCGTGAGCTCGCAGAGCGGAGTCGCGCACCTCGAAGAACCCGCCCGCCGGCACCCTCGTGGTCACCACGGGCTGCTCGCGCTTCGTCATCCACTCGCGCATCTCGGTGAACGAGGCGAGCAGGGGGCTCTCGGGACTCTCGCTCTGCAGGGTGTCGAACACCGCCTCGAACCTCGCGGGGTTCATGATCCGGTCGTAGTAGACCTTCGAGACCGCCCACGGCTCCCCCGCACCCGGGTACGCCGCCGCGTCGGCGGCCGCCTCGTAGGCGTGCATCGAGATCTCGTGGCACCGGATGTGGTCGGGATGCGGGTACCCGCCGTTCTCGTCGTACGTCACGAGGACCTGGGGCTGGAACCGGCGGATCAGGCGCACGAGCGGCGCCGCCGAGATCTCCACGGGGATCGCCCCGAACGCGTTGGCCGGCAGCGGGTCGCCCTCCTCGGGCAGACCCGAGTCGTGGTAGCCCAGCCAGCGGTGCTGGAAGCCGACGGCCTTCTGCGCCGCCGCCATCTCGACGCGGCGCAGACCCGCCATGTCGCGTTCGGCCCAGCTCCGGTCGGCGAGGGACTCGTTGAGGATCGAGCCGCGCTCCCCTCCGGTGCAGCTGACCACCATCACCTCGACGCCCCGATCGAGGTAGTACGCGTAGGTCGCGGCTCCCTTGCTCGACTCGTCGTCGGGATGGGCGTGCACCGCCATCAAACGGAGGCTCAGCGGTCTCAACTCCTAGGAAGTACGTCTACCCTTGTGGTGCATCCAGACTATCCGTTCGAGTCCGAGAGGTCGCCGCGTGAGCAGGGACGAGGAGATCGAGACGCCGGTTCCGGCGTACATTGATCCCGACGACCGGATCGAGCCGGCGGAGATCGCCGCACGCTACGGCCGCACGCGCAGCCGCCGCGTCCGCGGCCGGGTCTTCGCGATCGGCGGCACGATCGCCGCGCTCGTGGTCGCGGGCACGTGGGTCGTCTGGGCGGGACTCGACGGCGACTCGGCGACCATCCAGGCCACCGACACCGGCCACGAGGTGATCGACGACACCGCGGTCACGGTCGACTGGAACCTCTCCGCACCGGCGGGCGCCTCCGTCCGCTGCGCGATCCAGGCGATGAACGCCGACTTCCGCACGGTCGGCTGGAAGGTCGTCGACGTGCCCCCGAGCGACACCGCGATCCGTCCCCTCTCCGACACCGTGCGGACCACGGAGCTGGCCACGACCGGTTTGATCTCCAGCTGCTGGCTGACGTAGAGTGCTCTGATACGTCCGGGCCGGGGGTCCGGGCGTCGAGCTTTAACGAGGAGTGCTTTCATGGCAGAGGCCACCTTCCTGACGCAGGACGCATACGACCGACTCGCCGCCGAGCTCGAGGAGCTGAGCGGCCCCGCGCGCATCGACATCGCGAAGAAGATCGAGGCCGCTCGCGAGGAGGGCGACCTCAAGGAGAACGGCGGCTACCACGCCGCGAAGGACGAGCAGGGCAAGATCGAGGCTCGTATCCGCCAGCTCACCGAGCTGCTGCGCACCGCCGAGGTCGGCGAGGCCAAGGAGAGCCACGGCGTGGTCGAGCCGGGCACCGTCGTGACCGCTCTCGTGGCCGGGGGCGAGGAGCGCTTCCTGCTGGGCTCGCGCGAGATCGCGGGCCAGACCGACCTCGACGTGTACAGCGAGCAGAGCCCGCTCGGCAGCGCGATCATCGGCCTGAAGATCGGCGAGAAGACCACGTACACCGCGCCGAACGGCCGCGACATCGCGGTCGAGATCGTCAACGTCGAGACCTTCGCCGGCTGATCCGACCCGGGCCGCGAGCCGCGGCCCGCAACGCCGCGCGCGTCCGACGCAGGCACGCCGTCGTCCGAGGGCGCGGCGCTCAGCTCACCTGCTCGACGATGCGGGCGAGTGCGGCGTGCGACGCCGTCAGCTCCGCGATCCGCTCGGCCATGCGGTCCCGTACCTCGGCGAGCTGATCCCGCGAGGCCCTGTGTACCTCGGGGGCGGCGTCTCCGCTGCACGCGAGGACGGTGGCGGCGAGCTCGCGGCTGACGCCGAGCTCGAACAGCAGGTGGAGGTTCCGTGCCCGGGCGACGGCGCTCTCGTCGTACTCCCGGTAGCCGTTGAGGCCGCGGTCGGCCGTGAGGAGGCCGTGCTGCTCGTAGTACCTCAGGGATCGGGGGCTCACGCCGCTCCGACGGCTCAGCTCGCCGATGAGCATGGGGTCTCCTCTCCGCTTGACCTTGACACGATGTCACACTCTACAGTCCGACGCATGACCACATCCCCGGATCCCCTCACCAGTCAGGACACCCGCACCCCTGTCGCCCTCACCCGCGACTCCGTCACGCTCGACGGGCTGGAGCGCACGTCCACGGTCCTCGGGTCGACGGACTCCCCCGCCGCCCGTCCGCTCGTGCTCGTCTTCCACGGATCACGACAGGACGCCGACTCCCACCGCCGCTTCACCCACGACGCCCTCCTCCCCCTCGCGGCGAGCGGACAGGCGGTTGTCGCCTATCTGAACGGCTACCGGGGCAACTGGAACGACGCCCGCCGCGAGAGCGCGTTCCCCGCCCGCCTGCGAGGAGTCGACGACGTCGCCTTCGCGCGGATCATGGTCGACCGGCTGAGCGCATCCCACGGCATCGATCCCCACCGCGTCGTCACCGTGGGGTACTCGAACGGCGGCCAGATGGTGCTCCGCCTCCTCCACGAGGCACCGGAGCTCGTCGCCGCCGCGGTCATCGTCGCCGCGACGATGCCCACCCCGGAGAGCTTCCTGTCGAGCGAGACCGCCCCACCGGCCAGGCCCACGCCGATCGCGCTCGTGCACGGGACGCACGACAGGATCGTCCCGTTCGACGGGGGCACGATGAGCTGGTGGGCCAGGCGGATGTTCCGGGTCGGCGGACGCACCCTCTCGGCCCCCGACACGGCCGCATACCTGGCCGCACGGAACGGCATCGTCGGGCGGCCCGAGCTCCAGCCGCTGCCGCACCTCGCGACGTCACACGGGCGGACCTCCGTCGTGCGCACGCGATACAGCGCGCCGGACGCGCCGGACGTGACGCTCTACGAGGTCCGCGGCGGCGGACACACCATCCCGGGCCGCGAGCCGTCGCCCAGGGTCGTCGGACGCACGACGGGCGACATCACGCTCGAGGATCTCGTCGCGGAGGCGGTCCGCCGGAGCTGACCGCCCGAGACGCGCCGGCTACTGCTCCACGCGGAGCGTGTAGCCGGCGTCCTCGAGCTTCGCGACGATCTCGTCGCGATGATCGTGTCCGCGGGCCTCGATGTGCAGCTCGAGCTCGACCTCGCTGATCTGCAGGCCCTTGCCGTGCCGGGTGTGCTGCACCTCGACGACGTTGGCGTTGGCCTCGGCGACCAGCTCCGCGGTGCGCGCGAGCTGACCGGGACGATCGGGGAGCATGACGCGGAGCTTGAGGTAGCGGTCGGAGGCGGCCAGACCGTGGCTGATGACGCGCTGCATGAGCATCGGATCGATGTTGCCGCCGGAGAGCATCACGACGGTGGTCCCCGTCTCGCGGACGAGGCCCGCGAGGACCGCGGCCACACCGACGGCACCAGCGGGCTCGACGACCTGCTTCGCCCGCTCGAGGAGGACCACGAGAGCCCGCGCGATGTCGGCTTCGGAGACGGTGACGATCTCGTCGACCAGGTCGCGGATGATCTCGAAGTTGAGCTCGCCGGGACGCGCGACCGCGATCCCGTCGGCGATGGTCGGGACCGTGACGATCTGAACCGGCTCGCCGGACTCGAGGGACGGCGGGTACGCCGCGGAGTTCGCCGCCTGCACCCCGATCACCCGGATCTCCCGGCCCTCGCGGGCGGCCCGCTGCTTGACGGCGGCCGCGATGCCCGAGATGAGCCCGCCGCCGCCGATCGGCACCACGACCGTCTCGAGGTCGGGGACCTGGTCGAGGATCTCGAGCCCGAGGGTCCCCTGACCGGCGATCACGTCCGCGTGATCGAACGGCGGGATGAAGACCGCGCCCGTGGTCTCAGCGAACTCCGCGGCGGCACGCAGGGGCTCCTCGACGGTGTGACCCCGGAGGAGGACGTCGGCCCCGTAGCCGCGGGTGGCCTCGAGCTTGGGCAGCGCGACGCCCAGGGGCATGAAGATCGTGGCGTGGATGCCCAGCTCGCGCGCCGCGAAGGCCACGCCCTGGGCGTGGTTGCCGGCAGACGCGGCGACGACGCCGCGGGCCTTCTCCTCGTCGGTGAGCCTCGAGATGCGGTTGTACGCGCCCCGGATCTTGTAGGAGCCCGTGCGCTGCAGGTTCTCGCACTTGAGGAAGACGGGCGAGCCCACCAGCTCGGCCAGGTAGGTGGACCGCTCCATGGGCGTGATCTTCGCCACCGCGCTCACGCGGTCGCGCGCGGCCTCCATCTGCTCCAGCGTCGGCGCTGCCTGCACATGCGTGGTGTCGGTCATGGGGTGGCGGTGTCCTTCGTGCTTCGGGTGCGCAGACGGCGGGGGCTCCGAGGCGCGGGGCCCGGATCGCTGACGGGTGCACGTGGGGCTCGCCCGTCGGTACGCCACTGTCCGCTCGCGACGTACTTGATCATGACATTAAGCGTGGCCACCACGGGCACCGCGAAGAACGCCCCGGCGATCCCCGCGATCATCGAGCCGCCGGCGACGGCGAGCACCACGGCGAGCGGATGCACCTTGACCGCGGTGCCCATGACGAGCGGCTGCAGCACGTGGCCCTCGATCTGCTGCACCAGGAGGACGACGCCCAGCATGATCAGGGCGATGACCCAGCCGTTGTAGACGAGCGCGATGAAGACGGCGAACGCTCCCGTCACCACGGCGCCCACGATGGGGATGAAGGACCCGAGGAAGACGAGCACGCCGATCGGGATGGCCAACGGCACCCCGAGGATCGCCGCACCCGTGGCGATGCCGATCGCGTCGATGAGGGCGACGAGGATCTGGACCTTCACGAACGAGCGCAGCGTCGTCCACCCCGCCTTGCCCGCGCCGTCGACCGCGAGGCGGGCGCGCCTGGGGAAGACCCGGACGATCCACCCCCAGATGCGCTCCCCGTCGATGAGGATGAAGAGCGTGGCGAACAGCACCAGGAGGGCGCCCACGAGGACGTGACCGAACGTCGTGCCCACGCTCAGCGCGCTCCGCGCCAAGGAGGACGCGTCGTCCTGGATGGCCTGCCAGGCCTGGGCGACGTACTGGTCGAACTGCTGGTCGGTGAGATGGAGCGGCGACTCCTCGAGCCAGCGCCTCAGCTCCATGAACGACGACACGGCTCGGTCGCGCACATCGCCGAACCCCGCGGCCACCTGGGTCGCGACGAGGTAGATCAGCGCCGCGACCGCCACGAGCGTGCCGACCTCCGCGACCACGATCGCGGCCCACCGGGGCCACCGATGACGCACGAGGAAGTTCTTGAAGGGCACGAGCAGGGCGGCGAGCACCACGGCGACGAGCAGCGGCACGATGATCTCGCGCAGCTGGGCGATGAGGAAGAGCACGAGGGCGACGACCGCGGCGACCAGGAGGATCCGCCACGACCAGGCGGAGGCGACGCGCATGCCCCGCGGGATCGACTCCGCCACGGGATCCGCCGCCGCGCCGCGTGCGCGTGCAGCCGCTCTCAGGTGGCGAGACGGTCGCGGCATCGGCTCCGGCATGGAGTCAGTCTACGGTCCGGAAGCTGAGCGTCCGTCGTCATGTCGGCGGCTCCCGGTAGGGTCGGAGAGTGTCGACAGAGAGCCTCTCGCCCGCGCTCGCACGGCGGGTGGCGCTGGCCGCCCAGGGATTCGGCTCGCCGCCTCAGGCGATGGTCGGCACCAGGCAGCTGAACCTGTTCCTCCGGCGTCTCGGAGTGCTGCAGATCGACTCCGTGAACGTCTTCGAGCGCAGCCACTACCTGCCTGCCCTGGCGCGTCTGGGTGCGTACGATCGTTCGCTGCTCGACCGCATCCTGGCCGGCCCGGCGATGACCGAGTACTGGGCGCACGAAGCGGCCTTCTTCCCGGTGACCGACCTGCCGCTGTTCGACTGGCGGAAGGCCGAGTACCGCGACTGGTACGCCGCTCGGCCCGACTCCTTCCCGAACCAGAATCCCGAGATGCTCTCCTGGCTGAGGTCCGAGCTCGCCGAGAAGGGGCCGCTGCGCGCCAGCGAGGTGGAGCACGACTCGAACGTCCGCCGCGGCCCGTGGTGGGGCTGGTCCGACGTCAAGCGCGGGCTCGAGACCCTCTTCCGCACGGGCGAGGTGGTCGCGGCGCCGCGCACCCGCTTCGAGCGCACCTACGCGCTGCCCGAGCAGGTGCTCC encodes:
- the ilvA gene encoding threonine ammonia-lyase — translated: MTDTTHVQAAPTLEQMEAARDRVSAVAKITPMERSTYLAELVGSPVFLKCENLQRTGSYKIRGAYNRISRLTDEEKARGVVAASAGNHAQGVAFAARELGIHATIFMPLGVALPKLEATRGYGADVLLRGHTVEEPLRAAAEFAETTGAVFIPPFDHADVIAGQGTLGLEILDQVPDLETVVVPIGGGGLISGIAAAVKQRAAREGREIRVIGVQAANSAAYPPSLESGEPVQIVTVPTIADGIAVARPGELNFEIIRDLVDEIVTVSEADIARALVVLLERAKQVVEPAGAVGVAAVLAGLVRETGTTVVMLSGGNIDPMLMQRVISHGLAASDRYLKLRVMLPDRPGQLARTAELVAEANANVVEVQHTRHGKGLQISEVELELHIEARGHDHRDEIVAKLEDAGYTLRVEQ
- a CDS encoding AI-2E family transporter, with the protein product MPEPMPRPSRHLRAAARARGAAADPVAESIPRGMRVASAWSWRILLVAAVVALVLFLIAQLREIIVPLLVAVVLAALLVPFKNFLVRHRWPRWAAIVVAEVGTLVAVAALIYLVATQVAAGFGDVRDRAVSSFMELRRWLEESPLHLTDQQFDQYVAQAWQAIQDDASSLARSALSVGTTFGHVLVGALLVLFATLFILIDGERIWGWIVRVFPRRARLAVDGAGKAGWTTLRSFVKVQILVALIDAIGIATGAAILGVPLAIPIGVLVFLGSFIPIVGAVVTGAFAVFIALVYNGWVIALIMLGVVLLVQQIEGHVLQPLVMGTAVKVHPLAVVLAVAGGSMIAGIAGAFFAVPVVATLNVMIKYVASGQWRTDGRAPRAPVSDPGPAPRSPRRLRTRSTKDTATP